One window of the Hemiscyllium ocellatum isolate sHemOce1 chromosome 11, sHemOce1.pat.X.cur, whole genome shotgun sequence genome contains the following:
- the sox3 gene encoding transcription factor Sox-3 has translation MYSMMETDLKPAVSQSNTGAIGSSAPGNSNKNPGANPDRVKRPMNAFMVWSRGQRRKMAQENPKMHNSEISKRLGADWKLLSDAEKRPFIDEAKRLRALHMKEHPDYKYRPRRKTKTLIKKDKYSLPGGLLSPGAVPVNNSVGASQRMESYSHMNGWANGTYPLMQDQLAYSQHPGINSPQIPQMHRYEMASLQYSPMMSSAQNYMNAASTYSMSPAYGQQNAISSMVKTEPTTPPPLTSHSRGACLGDLRDMISMYLPPGGEAGDPSAQSSRLHSVHQHYQNTAIPGTGLRQSTFLHGRDSF, from the exons ATGTACAGCATGATGGAAACCGACCTGAAGCCGGCTGtttcccagtccaacaccggggcGATCGGCAGCTCCGCTCCGGGGAACAGCAACAAGAATCCGGGAGCGAACCCAGACCGCGTGAAAAGGCCCATGAACGCCTTCATGGTGTGGTCCCGGGGCCAGAGGAGAAAGATGGCCCAAGAGAACCCCAAAATGCACAACTCGGAGATCAGCAAGAGACTCGGGGCCGACTGGAAACTTCTGTCGGATGCTGAGAAGCGGCCGTTCATTGACGAAGCCAAGAGGCTCCGAGCTTTGCACATGAAGGAACATCCGGATTACAAATACCGACCGCGGCGGAAAACCAAAACCCTCATCAAAAAGGACAAATACTCCCTCCCTGGCGGGCTGCTCTCTCCAGGAGCAGTGCCAGTGAACAACAGCGTGGGAGCGAGCCAGAGAATGGAGAGTTACTCTCACATGAACGGCTGGGCCAACGGGACTTACCCGCTCATGCAGGATCAGTTAGCTTACTCCCAACATCCAGGGATTAACAGCCCCCAGATCCCGCAGATGCACCGCTATGAGATGGCCAGTCTTCAGTACAGCCCCATGATGTCCAGCGCCCAGAACTACATGAACGCCGCTTCCACCTACAGCATGTCCCCGGCTTATGGGCAGCAGAATGCAATCAGCTCCATGGTGAAAACAGAGCCAACCACACCACCCCCGCTCACCTCCCACTCCCGGGGGGCTTGCCTGGGAGATCTCCGGGACATGATTAGTATGTATCTCCCTCCAGGAGGAGAGGCTGGTGACCCGTCCGCCCAGAGCAGCAGACTGCACAGTGTTCACCAACACTATCAGAATACAGCCATACCCGGCACAGGG TTGAGACAATCAACGTTTCTACACGGGCGAGACTCCTTTTAG